Proteins co-encoded in one Mycobacterium mantenii genomic window:
- a CDS encoding limonene-1,2-epoxide hydrolase family protein, with amino-acid sequence MTELTGTTVANTRTVEGFLNALQDADYEAADAALADDLVYENVGLPTIHGRARAMKLFRRMEGRAAFEVKIHRIASDGGAVLTERTDALIFGPLRLQFWVCGVFEVHNGRITLWRDYFDFFDMLKATARGLAALVVPSLKATF; translated from the coding sequence ATGACCGAGCTGACTGGGACAACCGTTGCGAACACCCGCACGGTCGAAGGATTCCTGAACGCGCTGCAAGACGCGGATTACGAGGCCGCGGACGCCGCGCTGGCCGACGATCTCGTCTACGAAAACGTCGGCCTGCCCACTATCCATGGCCGGGCCAGGGCCATGAAGCTGTTTCGCCGGATGGAGGGCCGCGCCGCCTTCGAGGTGAAGATCCATCGCATCGCGTCCGACGGCGGCGCGGTGCTCACCGAACGCACCGACGCGCTGATCTTCGGCCCGCTGCGGCTGCAGTTCTGGGTGTGCGGCGTGTTCGAAGTCCACAATGGGCGAATCACGTTGTGGCGGGACTACTTCGACTTCTTCGACATGCTCAAGGCCACCGCACGGGGTCTGGCGGCGCTGGTGGTGCCGTCGCTGAAAGCGACGTTCTAG
- a CDS encoding glycosyltransferase — MRVAVVAGPDPGHSFPAIALCRRFAEAGDEPTLFTGAEWLETARGAGIDAVALDGLAATDDDVDAGARIHRRAARMAVLNVPALHELAPDLVVSDVITAGGGMAAELLGIPWIELNPHPLYLPSKGLPPIGSGLAPGTGIRGRLRDATMRALTARSWRAGLQQRANSRVEIGLSARDPGPLRRLIATLPALEVPRPDWPAEAVVVGPLHFEPTDRILEVPAGSGPVVVIAPSTALIGTEGLAEVALGCLTPQETLPAGSRLLVSRLDGPELTVPPWAAVGLGRQDELLAHADVVICGGGHGMVAKTLLAGVPLVVVPGGGDQWEIANRVLRQGSARLIRPLTRDALVAAVNEVLSSPGYRAAAQAAAAGIADVADPVRVCRDALAVAG, encoded by the coding sequence ATGCGTGTCGCCGTGGTCGCCGGGCCGGATCCCGGGCATTCGTTCCCGGCGATCGCGCTGTGCCGGCGCTTCGCCGAAGCCGGCGATGAGCCCACGCTTTTCACCGGAGCCGAATGGCTCGAGACCGCCCGCGGCGCCGGCATCGACGCGGTCGCCCTGGACGGGCTGGCGGCCACCGACGACGACGTCGACGCAGGGGCCAGGATCCACCGCCGCGCCGCGCGGATGGCCGTGCTCAACGTGCCGGCGCTGCACGAACTGGCGCCCGACCTGGTGGTGTCCGACGTCATCACCGCCGGCGGTGGCATGGCCGCCGAGCTGTTGGGCATCCCGTGGATCGAACTCAACCCGCATCCGCTGTACCTGCCGTCGAAAGGATTGCCGCCGATAGGCAGTGGCCTGGCGCCGGGCACCGGCATCCGGGGCCGGCTGCGCGATGCCACGATGCGCGCGCTGACGGCGCGGTCCTGGCGCGCGGGCTTACAACAGCGGGCGAACTCCCGCGTCGAGATCGGCCTGTCCGCGCGGGATCCCGGGCCGCTGCGGCGGCTGATCGCGACGCTGCCCGCGCTGGAAGTGCCCCGCCCGGACTGGCCCGCCGAGGCCGTCGTGGTCGGGCCGTTGCACTTCGAACCGACCGATCGGATCCTCGAGGTCCCGGCCGGTTCCGGGCCGGTGGTTGTCATCGCGCCGTCGACCGCGCTGATCGGGACCGAAGGTCTGGCCGAAGTCGCGCTGGGGTGTTTGACACCGCAGGAGACCCTGCCGGCGGGGTCGCGGCTGCTGGTGTCGCGGTTGGACGGACCGGAACTGACGGTGCCGCCGTGGGCGGCGGTCGGGCTGGGACGTCAGGACGAGCTGTTGGCGCACGCCGATGTGGTGATCTGCGGCGGCGGCCACGGCATGGTGGCCAAGACGCTGCTGGCCGGGGTGCCGTTGGTGGTGGTGCCCGGCGGCGGTGACCAATGGGAGATCGCCAACCGGGTGCTGCGCCAGGGCAGCGCGCGGCTGATCCGACCGCTGACCCGCGACGCGCTGGTGGCCGCGGTCAACGAGGTGCTGTCGTCGCCCGGCTACCGCGCGGCGGCGCAGGCGGCGGCCGCCGGCATCGCCGACGTCGCCGATCCGGTCCGGGTGTGCCGCGACGCGCTGGCGGTGGCCGGATGA
- a CDS encoding DUF3046 domain-containing protein produces the protein MRLTEFHERVVLRFGTTYGSSVLVDHVLTCFDGRTAAQAIEAGIEPRDVWRALCVDFDVPRDQW, from the coding sequence GTGCGGCTAACGGAGTTTCACGAACGGGTGGTCCTGCGCTTCGGCACCACCTACGGGTCCTCGGTCCTGGTGGACCACGTGCTGACCTGCTTCGACGGACGCACGGCCGCCCAAGCTATCGAGGCGGGCATCGAGCCCCGCGACGTCTGGCGGGCGTTGTGTGTGGACTTCGACGTGCCTCGGGATCAGTGGTGA
- a CDS encoding (2Fe-2S)-binding protein, translated as MDISAELSEISSYGGFFAVTVGGDAAGWHPVGRSYDTGYTDLIDATLARYRTSERRIGASLVQLGHAARLWSPVLACVLGHGVVPDLTHLQRADDGARLRLPEPVGDPVERDSSLPEALYRVVVRQHMEPFAAGLRVKVAPDLLAGNIASALAGTARALLAVRPDLREPIVALTGSLLNTGSLAGTMTGNGLGFRRRSCCLLYRTPAGARCGDCGL; from the coding sequence ATGGACATCTCCGCGGAGCTGTCGGAAATATCGTCCTACGGCGGATTCTTCGCGGTGACCGTCGGCGGCGACGCCGCCGGATGGCATCCGGTCGGCCGGTCCTACGACACCGGCTACACCGATCTGATCGACGCCACCCTCGCGCGCTATCGCACGTCGGAGCGCCGGATCGGGGCGTCCCTGGTTCAGCTCGGCCACGCCGCCCGGCTGTGGTCCCCCGTCCTGGCCTGCGTCTTGGGCCACGGCGTCGTCCCGGATCTGACGCACCTGCAGCGGGCCGACGACGGGGCGCGGCTACGGCTGCCCGAGCCCGTCGGAGACCCGGTCGAGCGCGACTCGTCGTTGCCGGAGGCGCTGTACCGGGTCGTCGTGCGGCAGCACATGGAACCGTTCGCGGCCGGATTGCGGGTCAAGGTGGCGCCCGACCTGCTGGCGGGCAACATCGCGTCCGCCCTCGCCGGAACCGCGCGGGCGTTGCTCGCGGTGCGGCCCGACCTACGCGAGCCGATCGTCGCACTCACCGGTTCGCTGCTGAACACTGGCTCGCTCGCCGGCACGATGACCGGCAACGGTCTCGGATTCCGGCGCCGCAGCTGTTGCCTGCTCTACCGAACACCCGCCGGAGCCAGGTGCGGGGACTGCGGGCTGTGA
- the recA gene encoding recombinase RecA — MAQAPDREKALELAMAQIEKSYGKGSVMRLGDETRQPISIIPTGSIALDVALGIGGLPRGRVVEIYGPESSGKTTVALHAVANAQAAGGVAAFIDAEHALDPEYAKKLGVDTDSLLVSQPDTGEQALEIADMLIRSGALDILVIDSVAALVPRAELEGEMGDSHVGLQARLMSQALRKMTGALNNSGTTAIFINQLREKIGVMFGSPETTTGGKALKFYASVRMDVRRIETLKDGTNAVGNRTRVKIVKNKVAPPFKQAEFDILYGQGVSREGSLIDMGVEQGFIRKSGSWFTYEGEQLGQGKENARTFLKENDEVANEIEKKIKEKLGIGAVVTDDDVLPAPVDF, encoded by the coding sequence ATGGCGCAAGCCCCCGACCGCGAGAAGGCTCTCGAACTGGCGATGGCCCAGATTGAAAAGAGCTACGGCAAAGGCTCAGTGATGCGTCTCGGCGACGAGACGCGGCAGCCGATCTCGATCATCCCGACCGGATCCATCGCACTGGACGTTGCCTTGGGCATCGGCGGGCTGCCCCGCGGCCGGGTCGTAGAGATCTACGGCCCGGAATCCTCGGGTAAGACCACCGTCGCCCTGCACGCGGTGGCCAACGCCCAGGCCGCCGGCGGCGTCGCCGCCTTCATCGACGCCGAGCACGCCCTGGACCCGGAGTACGCCAAGAAGCTCGGCGTGGACACCGATTCCCTGCTGGTCAGCCAGCCCGACACGGGGGAGCAGGCCCTCGAGATCGCCGACATGCTGATCCGCTCCGGCGCCCTGGACATCCTGGTCATCGACTCGGTGGCCGCGCTGGTGCCGCGCGCCGAGCTCGAAGGCGAGATGGGCGACAGCCACGTCGGGCTGCAGGCCCGGCTGATGAGCCAGGCCCTGCGGAAAATGACTGGCGCGCTGAACAATTCGGGCACCACCGCAATCTTCATCAACCAGCTGCGCGAGAAGATCGGGGTGATGTTCGGCAGTCCCGAAACCACCACGGGTGGAAAGGCTCTGAAGTTCTACGCGTCGGTGCGCATGGACGTGCGCCGGATCGAGACGCTCAAGGACGGCACCAACGCGGTCGGTAACCGCACCCGGGTCAAGATCGTCAAGAACAAGGTGGCGCCGCCCTTCAAGCAGGCCGAGTTCGACATCCTCTATGGCCAGGGGGTCAGCCGGGAAGGCTCGCTGATCGACATGGGTGTGGAGCAGGGCTTCATCCGCAAGTCCGGCTCCTGGTTCACCTATGAGGGCGAGCAGCTCGGCCAGGGCAAGGAGAACGCCCGCACCTTCCTGAAGGAAAACGACGAAGTCGCCAACGAGATCGAGAAGAAGATCAAGGAAAAGCTCGGCATTGGCGCGGTCGTGACCGATGACGACGTCCTGCCCGCCCCCGTCGACTTCTGA
- the recX gene encoding recombination regulator RecX, which produces MTTSCPPPSTSEPSREEQARALCLRLLTARARTRAELHGRLAKRGYPDDVSERVLDRLAAVGLIDDADFAQQWVQSRRAHAGKSKRALAAELHTRGVDNDVITATLAGIDAGAERDRAEQLVRSKLRRETLNDDDARVTRRLVGMLARRGYSQNMACEVVFAELAAERERRRV; this is translated from the coding sequence ATGACGACGTCCTGCCCGCCCCCGTCGACTTCTGAGCCCTCCCGCGAGGAGCAGGCGCGCGCGCTGTGCCTGCGTTTGCTCACCGCGAGAGCGCGCACCCGGGCCGAGCTGCACGGCCGGCTGGCCAAACGCGGCTATCCGGACGATGTCAGTGAGCGGGTGCTCGACCGGCTGGCCGCCGTCGGCTTGATCGACGACGCCGACTTCGCCCAGCAGTGGGTGCAGTCCCGCCGGGCGCACGCCGGGAAAAGCAAGCGTGCGTTGGCCGCCGAGCTGCACACCAGGGGCGTCGACAACGACGTGATCACCGCGACGCTCGCCGGGATCGACGCCGGCGCCGAGCGGGACCGGGCGGAGCAGTTGGTCCGGTCCAAGCTGCGTCGGGAGACGCTCAACGACGACGACGCGCGGGTGACCCGCAGGCTGGTGGGGATGCTGGCGCGCCGGGGTTACAGCCAGAACATGGCGTGCGAGGTCGTTTTCGCCGAGTTGGCCGCCGAGCGGGAGCGCCGCCGGGTCTAG
- the miaB gene encoding tRNA (N6-isopentenyl adenosine(37)-C2)-methylthiotransferase MiaB, whose product MVARDVSGVRTYQVRTYGCQMNVHDSERLAGLLEAAGYQRAIEGTDADVVVFNTCAVRENADNKLYGNLSHLAPRKRGNPEMQIAVGGCLAQKDRDALLRKAPWVDVIFGTHNIGSLPALLERARHNKVAQVEIAEALQEFPSSLPSARESAYAAWVSISVGCNNSCTFCIVPSLRGKEVDRSPDDILAEVRSLVDDGVLEVTLLGQNVNAYGVSFADPALPRDRGAFARLLRACGDIDGLERVRFTSPHPAEFTDDVIEAMAQTPNVCPALHMPLQSGSDRVLRAMRRSYRAERYLGIIDRVRAAMPHAAITTDLIVGFPGETEEDFAATLDVVRQARFSAAFTFQYSKRPGTPAAELDEQIPKAVVQERYERLVELQESISLEGNQALIGQTVELLVATGEGRKDNRTARMTGRARDGRLVHFAADTPAGAAVRPGDIRPGDIVTTVLTGAAPHHLIADAGIVTHRRTRAGDAQAAGQRPRGIGLGMPAVGPPAGPAEPLGCAL is encoded by the coding sequence ATGGTGGCCCGAGACGTTTCGGGGGTGCGTACCTACCAGGTGCGCACCTACGGCTGCCAGATGAACGTGCACGATTCCGAGCGGTTGGCGGGCCTGCTGGAAGCGGCTGGCTACCAGCGGGCAATCGAGGGTACCGACGCCGACGTGGTGGTGTTCAACACCTGCGCCGTCCGGGAGAACGCCGACAACAAGCTGTACGGCAACCTCAGCCACCTGGCTCCACGCAAGCGCGGTAATCCCGAGATGCAGATCGCCGTCGGTGGCTGCCTGGCCCAAAAAGACCGGGACGCGTTGCTGCGCAAGGCGCCCTGGGTCGACGTCATCTTCGGCACCCACAACATCGGGTCGCTGCCCGCGCTGCTGGAGCGCGCCAGGCACAACAAGGTCGCCCAGGTGGAAATCGCCGAGGCGCTGCAGGAGTTCCCGTCGTCGCTGCCCAGCGCACGCGAATCCGCCTATGCCGCTTGGGTTTCCATCTCGGTCGGGTGCAACAACAGTTGTACGTTCTGCATCGTTCCGTCGCTGCGGGGGAAAGAGGTTGACCGCAGTCCGGACGACATCCTGGCCGAGGTCCGGTCGCTGGTGGACGACGGCGTGCTCGAGGTCACGCTGCTGGGCCAGAATGTCAACGCCTACGGGGTGTCCTTCGCCGACCCGGCGCTGCCCCGCGACCGCGGCGCCTTCGCCCGGCTGCTGCGGGCCTGCGGCGACATCGACGGGCTGGAACGGGTGCGGTTCACCTCACCGCATCCGGCCGAATTCACCGACGACGTCATCGAGGCCATGGCGCAGACGCCCAATGTCTGCCCCGCCCTGCACATGCCGCTGCAATCCGGATCCGACCGCGTGCTGCGCGCGATGCGGCGGTCGTACCGCGCCGAGCGTTACCTCGGCATCATCGACCGGGTCCGGGCCGCCATGCCGCACGCCGCCATCACCACCGATCTGATCGTCGGATTCCCCGGTGAGACCGAAGAGGACTTCGCCGCCACGCTGGACGTGGTGCGCCAGGCCCGGTTCTCGGCCGCGTTCACCTTCCAGTACTCCAAGCGGCCCGGCACCCCGGCCGCCGAGCTCGACGAGCAGATACCGAAAGCCGTTGTGCAGGAACGCTATGAACGGCTCGTCGAACTGCAGGAGTCGATCTCGCTGGAAGGCAATCAGGCCCTGATCGGACAGACGGTCGAACTGCTGGTGGCCACGGGTGAAGGCCGCAAGGACAACCGCACCGCGCGGATGACCGGGCGGGCCCGCGACGGCCGGCTGGTGCACTTCGCCGCCGACACGCCCGCCGGTGCCGCGGTGCGGCCCGGCGACATCAGGCCCGGGGACATCGTCACCACGGTGCTCACCGGGGCCGCACCCCACCACCTCATCGCCGACGCGGGCATCGTCACGCATCGCCGCACCCGGGCGGGTGATGCCCAGGCCGCCGGGCAGCGCCCGCGTGGCATCGGTCTTGGCATGCCCGCCGTCGGGCCGCCCGCCGGCCCGGCCGAACCCCTTGGATGTGCGCTGTGA
- a CDS encoding Rv2732c family membrane protein, with protein sequence MCAVKKEINNDDVQLGALRTEIEAAERRVARGIDPGPRAFFVSILVFVLLASFILPHTGEVRGWDVLFGSHGAGAAAVALPSRVFAWLALVFGVGFSMLALVTRRWALAWIALAGTAIAGAAGMLAIWSRQTVSAGHPGPGWGLIVAWLTVLALTYHWARVVWSRTIVQLAAEEQRRRVAAAQQSVTLLDALDGPPAPDTPDEPGAAKGSG encoded by the coding sequence ATGTGCGCTGTGAAAAAAGAGATCAACAACGACGACGTACAGCTCGGCGCCCTTCGCACCGAGATTGAGGCCGCCGAACGCCGGGTGGCACGCGGCATCGATCCCGGCCCACGGGCCTTCTTCGTGTCGATCCTGGTGTTCGTGCTGCTGGCGTCGTTCATCCTGCCGCACACCGGCGAGGTCCGCGGCTGGGACGTGTTGTTCGGCAGCCACGGCGCCGGCGCGGCCGCCGTCGCCCTGCCGTCGCGGGTGTTCGCCTGGCTCGCGCTGGTGTTCGGCGTGGGGTTCTCGATGCTGGCGTTGGTGACGCGGCGCTGGGCGCTGGCCTGGATTGCGTTGGCGGGGACAGCCATTGCGGGCGCCGCGGGCATGCTGGCGATCTGGTCGCGCCAGACCGTCTCGGCCGGGCACCCGGGGCCGGGTTGGGGCCTGATCGTCGCCTGGCTGACCGTGCTCGCACTCACCTACCACTGGGCCCGCGTGGTCTGGTCACGCACCATCGTGCAACTCGCCGCCGAGGAGCAGCGGCGCCGCGTCGCGGCGGCCCAGCAGTCGGTCACGCTGCTGGACGCCCTGGACGGCCCGCCCGCGCCGGACACCCCCGACGAGCCGGGCGCCGCCAAGGGATCCGGCTAG
- a CDS encoding DUF349 domain-containing protein: MTADEPRDDSARPAPRPGPRPGPRPTPRPTTAHPLVMPPPSDPHQFGRVDDDGTVWLVSAAGERIIGSWQAGDREAAFAHFGRRFDDLATEVTLMEERLTSGTGDARKIKAHAAELAETLPTAAVLGDVDALAGRLTSIAEHAEAAVAAERSRRDEHRATQTARKEALAAEAEDLAANSTQWKAAGDRFRAILDEWKTISGVDRKVDDALWKRYSAAREAFNRRRGAHFAELDRERSGIRQAKESLCERAEALSDSTDWAATSAEFRKLLTEWKAAGRATREVDDALWRRFKAAQDVFFTARNAVTADKDAEFHSNATAKEALLAEAEKLDTSNHDAARAALRSITEKWDAIGKVPRERSAELERRLRAVEKKVRDAGDAGWSDPQAQARAEQFQARAEQYEQQAQKAAAAGRTKEAEDARANAEQWRQWAQAAVEALTRKP; encoded by the coding sequence ATGACGGCTGACGAGCCTCGCGACGATTCAGCTCGGCCCGCGCCGCGTCCGGGACCGCGTCCCGGTCCCCGGCCGACACCGCGGCCCACCACCGCTCACCCGCTGGTGATGCCGCCGCCCAGCGATCCGCACCAATTCGGGCGCGTGGACGACGACGGCACCGTGTGGCTGGTCAGCGCGGCCGGCGAGCGCATCATCGGCTCCTGGCAGGCCGGCGATCGTGAAGCCGCGTTCGCCCATTTCGGCCGCCGCTTCGATGACCTGGCCACCGAGGTCACGCTCATGGAGGAGCGCCTGACGTCCGGGACCGGTGACGCGCGCAAGATCAAGGCGCACGCGGCCGAACTGGCCGAAACGCTGCCGACGGCCGCCGTGCTGGGCGACGTCGACGCGCTCGCGGGCCGGCTGACCAGCATCGCCGAACACGCCGAGGCGGCCGTCGCCGCGGAGCGCTCCCGGCGCGACGAGCATCGGGCCACCCAGACCGCGCGCAAGGAGGCGCTGGCCGCGGAGGCCGAGGACTTGGCCGCCAACTCGACGCAATGGAAGGCCGCCGGCGACCGCTTCCGCGCGATCCTCGATGAGTGGAAAACGATCAGCGGTGTGGACCGCAAGGTCGACGACGCGTTGTGGAAGCGCTACTCCGCGGCCCGGGAGGCGTTCAACCGGCGGCGGGGAGCCCATTTCGCCGAGTTGGACCGGGAGCGTTCGGGGATCCGCCAAGCCAAGGAAAGCCTGTGCGAGCGGGCAGAAGCGTTGTCCGACTCGACCGACTGGGCCGCGACCAGCGCCGAATTCCGCAAGCTGCTCACCGAGTGGAAGGCGGCCGGGCGGGCGACCAGGGAGGTCGATGACGCCCTGTGGCGGCGTTTCAAGGCGGCCCAGGATGTGTTCTTCACCGCCCGCAACGCGGTGACGGCGGACAAGGACGCGGAGTTCCACTCCAACGCGACCGCCAAGGAGGCGCTGCTCGCCGAGGCGGAGAAGCTGGACACCAGCAACCACGATGCCGCCCGCGCGGCGCTGCGCTCGATCACCGAGAAGTGGGATGCGATCGGCAAGGTCCCGCGCGAGCGGTCCGCCGAGTTGGAGCGCCGGCTGCGCGCGGTCGAGAAGAAGGTGCGCGACGCCGGCGACGCGGGCTGGTCGGACCCGCAGGCGCAGGCCCGGGCCGAGCAGTTTCAGGCCCGCGCTGAGCAATACGAACAGCAGGCTCAGAAGGCCGCGGCGGCGGGCCGGACCAAGGAAGCCGAGGATGCCAGGGCCAACGCCGAGCAGTGGCGGCAGTGGGCGCAGGCGGCTGTCGAGGCCCTGACCCGCAAGCCCTAG
- a CDS encoding DMT family transporter: MSKVDVAALLAVCAALASAVGDVIRQRSAHEITDRPVGHLELFRMSLRDTRWWLGGLAAITNYSLQAAALAWGSVVLVTALQVTALLFALPIYARLAHHRVKPREWMWALILAAALAVVIIVGDPAAGHQRAPLRTWMVVAVIIVPLLVTCVVVARLRAGRPFSAVLLAVVAGSSLALFAVLTKGVVEISEYGPVAVLTSPEFVPWILVALCGMIFQQSAFRAGGLTASLPTMTVAKPVVAGLLGVLVLGETLNATGPKAFVLIGAVAVVIVATIALARGEAATIDRAEQGPGGAPREIRAQEVTKDDGFGPFSGRLAVADSFPR; encoded by the coding sequence ATGTCGAAGGTTGATGTCGCAGCGTTACTCGCGGTGTGCGCCGCGCTGGCATCGGCTGTCGGCGATGTGATCCGCCAGCGCTCCGCGCACGAGATCACCGACCGGCCAGTGGGCCACCTGGAACTGTTCCGCATGTCGCTGCGGGACACCCGGTGGTGGCTGGGCGGCCTGGCCGCGATCACCAACTACAGCCTGCAGGCCGCCGCCCTGGCCTGGGGTTCGGTGGTGCTGGTTACCGCGCTGCAGGTGACGGCGCTGCTTTTCGCCCTGCCCATCTACGCGCGGCTCGCCCATCACCGGGTCAAGCCCAGGGAGTGGATGTGGGCGCTCATCCTGGCCGCCGCGCTGGCGGTGGTCATCATCGTCGGCGACCCGGCAGCCGGTCATCAGCGCGCGCCGCTGCGAACCTGGATGGTCGTGGCCGTGATCATCGTGCCGCTGCTGGTGACCTGCGTGGTGGTGGCACGGCTGCGGGCCGGCCGCCCGTTCTCGGCCGTGCTGCTCGCCGTCGTGGCGGGTTCCTCGCTGGCGCTGTTCGCGGTGCTGACCAAGGGCGTCGTCGAGATATCCGAGTACGGCCCGGTGGCCGTGCTGACCTCGCCGGAGTTCGTGCCGTGGATCCTGGTGGCCCTGTGCGGGATGATCTTCCAGCAATCGGCGTTCCGGGCCGGCGGACTGACCGCGTCGCTGCCGACGATGACGGTGGCCAAGCCGGTGGTCGCCGGCCTGCTCGGGGTTCTCGTGCTGGGTGAGACGCTGAACGCCACCGGCCCCAAGGCGTTTGTGCTGATCGGGGCGGTGGCCGTGGTCATCGTCGCGACGATAGCGCTGGCCCGCGGCGAAGCCGCCACGATCGACCGGGCCGAGCAGGGGCCGGGTGGTGCCCCGCGAGAAATACGGGCCCAAGAGGTAACCAAAGACGATGGCTTCGGCCCCTTCAGTGGCCGCCTGGCTGTGGCGGACAGCTTCCCCCGGTGA
- a CDS encoding class III extradiol ring-cleavage dioxygenase family protein — protein MLSAIAIVPSAPVLVPELAGAAAAEVADLAAATVAAAALLPERWVVIGTGSADQVFGPDMVGTFAGFGADVRVRLSPPVAETAAPAALPVCALLAGWVRGQAQPHASAQVRVYRADHEAGAALRCGEHLRAEIDRLPEPVGVLVVADGANTLTPSAPGGYDPDNAAAQEALDDALASGDVAALSGLPHPILGRVAFQVLAGLAGPGPRSAKELYRGAPYGVGYFAGAWQP, from the coding sequence GTGCTGAGCGCCATTGCGATCGTCCCGTCGGCACCGGTCCTCGTTCCCGAACTCGCCGGAGCGGCCGCCGCCGAGGTGGCCGACCTGGCCGCGGCCACCGTCGCCGCGGCCGCACTGCTGCCCGAACGCTGGGTGGTGATCGGCACGGGCTCCGCCGACCAGGTGTTCGGTCCGGACATGGTGGGCACCTTCGCGGGTTTCGGTGCTGACGTCCGCGTCCGGCTCTCCCCACCGGTGGCCGAGACCGCGGCGCCGGCCGCACTCCCCGTCTGCGCGCTGCTGGCAGGCTGGGTGCGCGGCCAGGCACAGCCGCACGCCAGCGCACAGGTCCGGGTCTATCGCGCCGACCACGAGGCCGGCGCCGCGCTGCGCTGCGGCGAACACCTGCGCGCCGAGATCGATCGGCTGCCCGAGCCGGTCGGGGTGCTCGTCGTGGCCGACGGCGCGAACACCCTGACACCGTCCGCGCCGGGCGGATACGACCCGGACAACGCCGCCGCGCAGGAGGCCCTGGACGACGCGCTGGCCAGCGGCGACGTCGCCGCGCTGAGCGGCCTGCCGCACCCGATCCTGGGGCGGGTCGCATTTCAGGTGCTGGCCGGGCTGGCCGGACCCGGACCCCGATCGGCCAAGGAGCTGTACCGCGGAGCGCCCTACGGGGTGGGCTACTTCGCCGGCGCCTGGCAGCCGTGA
- the miaA gene encoding tRNA (adenosine(37)-N6)-dimethylallyltransferase MiaA: MRPLAIIGPTGTGKSQLALDFAERVERLGVRAEIVNADAMQLYRGMDIGTAKLPVEARRGIPHHQLDVLEVTETATVARYQGAAAADIEAIAARGALPIIVGGSMLYIQSLLDHWSFPATDPAVRARWERRLAEIGVGKLHAELARRDPAAAASILPTDARRTVRALEVVELTGQPFAASAPQIGAPRWDTAIVGLDCDTTILDERLARRTDAMFEQGLVGEVIALLDKGLRDGVTASRALGYAQVLAALDAGGPAGPSAEQLRDAREQTFFGTRRYVRRQRSWFRRDHRVQWLDVGAATPTEGAVVDAAVRAWRHVS; this comes from the coding sequence GTGCGCCCCTTGGCGATCATCGGCCCCACCGGCACCGGCAAGTCGCAGTTGGCGCTCGACTTCGCGGAACGGGTCGAACGGCTCGGCGTCCGCGCCGAGATCGTCAACGCCGACGCGATGCAGCTCTATCGCGGCATGGACATCGGCACCGCCAAGCTGCCCGTCGAGGCCCGCCGCGGCATCCCGCATCACCAGCTCGACGTCCTCGAAGTCACCGAGACCGCGACCGTCGCCCGCTATCAGGGCGCCGCCGCGGCCGACATCGAAGCGATCGCGGCCCGGGGGGCGCTGCCGATCATCGTGGGCGGCTCCATGCTCTACATCCAGTCGCTGCTCGACCACTGGTCGTTTCCCGCCACCGATCCCGCGGTGCGCGCACGCTGGGAACGGCGACTCGCCGAGATCGGGGTGGGCAAGCTGCACGCCGAACTGGCCCGTCGCGATCCCGCCGCGGCCGCATCCATTCTGCCCACCGACGCCCGGCGCACGGTGCGTGCCCTGGAAGTGGTCGAGCTGACCGGGCAGCCGTTCGCCGCGTCCGCACCACAGATCGGCGCCCCGAGGTGGGACACCGCTATCGTCGGGTTGGACTGCGACACAACGATTCTCGATGAGCGGCTGGCCCGGCGCACCGACGCCATGTTCGAGCAGGGTCTGGTCGGTGAGGTGATTGCGCTGCTGGACAAGGGCTTGCGCGACGGCGTCACCGCGTCGCGCGCGCTGGGCTATGCGCAGGTGCTCGCGGCGCTGGACGCGGGCGGTCCGGCGGGCCCAAGCGCCGAACAACTGCGGGACGCCCGCGAGCAGACCTTCTTCGGCACCCGGCGCTATGTGCGACGCCAGCGGTCCTGGTTTCGCCGCGACCACCGGGTGCAGTGGCTCGACGTCGGCGCGGCGACCCCGACCGAGGGCGCCGTCGTCGACGCCGCCGTGCGGGCGTGGCGCCACGTATCCTGA